One segment of bacterium DNA contains the following:
- a CDS encoding cyclase family protein gives MLVKLSYPIYKNTPVYPSLKRLSIHTVRSIQKGDRKNIYGLTLNTHTGTHIDYPLHVYEERDTKEAIEEFSYYEVAFLDITVKERQIIERKHLKRYESEIKKCDLLLIRTGFGEHRFSDPEKYIKKNPGISEDAAQYLKKTFPALKSVGIDTISIGSSLYPEENHRVHEILLARDSKAPIYIIEDMRLSYYIEKIHTVHVYPLFIGLDGTPCVILGDTR, from the coding sequence ATGCTCGTAAAACTTTCTTATCCGATATATAAAAATACGCCTGTATATCCCTCACTGAAAAGACTATCTATACATACAGTTCGCAGTATACAAAAGGGAGATAGAAAGAACATTTATGGTTTAACGCTGAACACCCATACAGGAACCCATATTGATTATCCTCTCCATGTATATGAAGAACGAGATACCAAAGAAGCCATTGAAGAATTCTCCTACTATGAAGTTGCCTTTCTTGATATTACTGTAAAAGAGAGACAAATCATTGAAAGAAAGCATTTGAAGAGATATGAAAGTGAAATCAAAAAATGCGACCTACTTTTGATCAGAACAGGATTTGGTGAACATCGATTTTCAGATCCAGAAAAGTACATTAAGAAGAATCCAGGCATATCGGAGGATGCTGCACAGTACTTAAAGAAAACCTTTCCTGCTTTGAAATCTGTCGGAATAGATACGATCTCCATAGGGAGTTCCCTTTACCCTGAGGAAAACCACAGAGTCCATGAAATATTGCTTGCCCGTGATAGTAAAGCGCCTATATATATCATTGAAGATATGAGATTATCCTATTACATCGAAAAGATACATACCGTACATGTTTATCCTCTCTTTATCGGTCTGGATGGAACTCCGTGCGTTATTTTAGGTGATACGAGGTAG
- a CDS encoding aminotransferase class I/II-fold pyridoxal phosphate-dependent enzyme, producing MEIMKIPTYDLSLGDPDFAAPEEAVRKLQEQVEIKENHRYALGNGLLLLREAIAQWYHKRFNIILDPQSEITPLLGSKEGIIHLMIILVEEDEIVILPEIAHPMYHAGVILSGGQQYLMPLDKHFQPCPEDIPHDVARKAKLMILNYPHNPTGALIRKDRLETCLEFAREHNLIICYDNVYSEITFVRERISPLQFNDTKEFCVEFHSLSKSYSMTGWRLGFIVGNQEIILGLQRVKAYIDDGIFLPIQYAGAEVLLRCDDYIEKHLDIYNKRRNLVNDRLRRMGIDFFESEGGFYIWAKVPMGFSSSREFSQVLLKEAGIVVVPGNAFGEKGEGYFRMSFLLEEKYLNETMNRFEAFMKKRTESCS from the coding sequence ATGGAAATTATGAAAATTCCAACCTATGATCTATCATTGGGTGATCCTGATTTTGCAGCACCTGAGGAAGCAGTAAGGAAGTTGCAAGAACAGGTTGAAATTAAAGAGAATCATCGCTATGCTCTCGGCAATGGGCTTTTGCTCTTAAGAGAGGCAATCGCACAGTGGTATCACAAAAGATTCAATATAATACTTGATCCTCAGAGTGAAATAACCCCTTTACTTGGTTCGAAAGAAGGTATCATACATCTTATGATAATATTAGTTGAAGAAGATGAAATTGTAATTCTACCAGAGATAGCTCATCCGATGTACCATGCAGGAGTTATTCTATCGGGTGGACAGCAGTATCTGATGCCACTTGATAAACACTTTCAACCATGTCCAGAAGACATTCCTCATGATGTCGCCAGAAAAGCAAAATTAATGATTCTTAATTATCCTCATAATCCCACAGGTGCTTTAATACGGAAAGATCGATTGGAAACCTGTTTAGAATTTGCGAGAGAGCATAATCTTATCATCTGCTATGATAATGTTTATTCGGAAATTACATTTGTAAGAGAAAGGATATCTCCCTTACAATTCAATGATACAAAAGAATTTTGTGTAGAGTTCCATTCACTTTCCAAAAGCTATAGTATGACTGGATGGAGATTAGGATTTATTGTCGGGAATCAAGAGATAATATTAGGACTCCAAAGGGTCAAAGCATATATCGATGACGGAATATTTTTACCAATTCAGTATGCTGGCGCCGAAGTACTATTGAGATGTGATGACTACATAGAGAAACATCTGGATATATATAACAAACGAAGGAATCTGGTAAATGATAGGTTAAGACGAATGGGGATTGATTTTTTTGAAAGTGAAGGAGGGTTTTATATTTGGGCAAAAGTACCTATGGGATTTTCCTCGTCAAGGGAATTTTCACAAGTTCTGCTTAAAGAAGCAGGAATTGTGGTCGTTCCAGGAAATGCATTTGGAGAAAAGGGAGAAGGGTATTTTCGAATGAGTTTCTTGTTAGAAGAAAAGTATCTCAATGAGACAATGAACAGGTTTGAGGCTTTTATGAAGAAAAGGACAGAGTCATGCTCGTAA